The window GGTTCCTGATCAAATTTCCTACCCTCCTGTTATTGATCTTGTTCGCCCTTATTTCCCTGATCCTAAATCCATTTTGCAAAGAAGGATGGTTAAGAAAGGTAACAAGGCAGTTGCACGGGTCTTGGTTATATGGGAGGATTTTTCAGCTGATGCTACTACTTGGGAGTATGCTACTGTGTTGCAGACAAGATTTCCTAGTTTTGATCCTCTAGGACAAGGATCTTTTGATGGAAGGAGTACTGATATATGAATTACAAGCTAAAAATTAACTCAAGATTAGTTAGAATCCATGTCAGTAGTTAGTTAGTTATTTGAATTAGTTAGGGATTACTTGAATTAGCTAAAGGCGGGAAAGTTATTTACAAGTTTGTTAGGATTCCATTTTGCAGCTGTAGCTATAAGAAGTTGTGATCTGGAgaattgtattcattcattcatattACTCTTGTTCTTAATACAAGAACTATATTCTTCTCTTACATTTCCTTTATTTCCATCAAATTAGCTTCTTACTCGAATTCTTCCATTGAATTTCTGTTTTAGCTGCTGAATACTCGAGTTCTTAACTGAATTCTTGCTATTTTTTTTAACACAGAGAGCGACTCCAAGCTACTGATGGAATGCATTAAAGGGAAGAATAGCATACCCTGGTCAATGGAAAATGAAGTGCAGAAGTTGAAGATCATAATGAATCAAGCTGCCTGGTGAATCACTGCTACAGGTACggggtgtacatggatcgggttTGTTCGGGttttttaaatatcaaatcaaatcaattgtgTTGGGTTTTTAAATCTACAAATCAAACCAACCCAAACCAATAAAAATTGGGTTGTTCAACTTCgagttttctcgggtttttctaTTTTTTCAGGTAAAGTCTTCATATAAAACATATAACTTGCGCTTTAAATATTACTTTAGTCCTAATAAGATACAACAatctaattaaggtgtttcttaagaaattaGCACAAATGTAAGATAAGTGATTatgttgtactaaaatattcaaaaaaagataatgaaatcgTTAAGCCATAGtgcggctaataagtattaattacatgactaaatataaaagaaaataaatcAAATTATGTATTTTCACTGTCTAAATCAATGCAAAACTAATATTAATAGAGATCCAACATTATTGTTATTCTTAGTGTTAGaaatgaatttcttttgttagcattagtattgatttgggctttatttgagttactaacatctatgggctataaaacttattcgATCATTCAAAAATTCTAAGTCCAAGCTtgaaatatatatgaaaagacaaaaaactatgaaaaatttaagaaatatttataagttacattacaaataaatgtttttatgtataaaatatttttaaaaattgtatatatgtaatgtcgggttggtttggttcggttcggtttgactttttttagttaaaaccaaaccaaatcaactatGCTCGAATGTTTTTTTCAATACCAAACTAAGTCAAACCTAACCACTAGTCtgatttttttctcgatttgactcaGATTGTCGTTTTTTTGTACACCCCTAGCTATAGGGAGATTAACCAAGTGGTTGACAACTAGCATCTTTGAGTCACAATGCCTCAAGCAACATCTTGTATTCCAAAACTTCCAACCTCCCCCCACAAGTTAAAGGACTAATAGCAATGGATAAATGAAGTCTCCCAACTATGAGTCTCTAACAGATGGAGGAGAGACTTTACCTTTGACCCTCCATGACAAGTATATAGAACTTTTTGCATAAATGGTATTAGCCACGTTAGCTATCCAAGCATAGGCATTTACCTCATCTCAAATGGATCTGGGTAGAACTAGCCAGATTCCAGTTTCGTAGGGGGAGTTCATGGCTTTGTACCTACCTCAAATGAGATGTAATTGTGTTTTGGAGAAAATAAAATGCTAGTTTATTTCTTAAGAAAAAATTATTGAGGTTTTTTCTACTAATTTTGTCCATCAAGTGGAGATATTATAGGCAAGAAATTTTGTTCTTTCCCTCGTCAGAAAACGTATTGTATTTACCTGGGTTGTTTGAGCAGGAGTACGAAAAGTAAGTTTCTACTGAAAAGGAGTCTATAAAGTCTCATTTATTTTTAGTAAAATTAAAATGTATGCATTTGAATACACATCTTAATATTAATATTTgcattaaaatttagatatttgaATTTGAATACACATCTATATATATTAAGATTTGACTACTAAATATATTAGATTGTTTTCTCAACATCTGAATGTATAGAACTTGTCTTTATTAAAAATTTAGCAAAATATAAaattcaattaacatactaaattaATCTAATACTATATCaacaaattaattttaaaaaattatacgaCTTGGTGGTGGTGATGGCTAGAGGTTGTGATTCTTGGTGACGATTGAGAATGGTGTTGGTTGATGGTGGTGGTTGTGCATAGGAGCTAGTGGGGTTTTTAGTTGTTAGCAGTGATTAACAGTAGTTGTTCGTGGTGGTGACTGATAATTGTAGTGGATGACAGTAATAGCTAATGTTCGCAATACACAGTGGTGGCTGATGGTGGTGATTGGTGGGTTGTAATGGTGGTTGATGGTGATGATTGTAAATGATAGCTAATGGTGGTGATGGTTGACAGTGATGATCGTGGTGGTGGTAAGGTCATTGTGGGTGGTCGTAGTTGATATTTCATAATGGTGGCAGCAAAAGGCAATAGTTAACTATGAAAGTAGATGGACTGATGGTGAATTGTCattttgtaaaataaaaaaattagataTTTTAATGATATAAAGACTTTGTTTATAGATGTTAATCATTTCAATATTAAGATCCATAAAGTTATtgtaaacttttaaaaaaaaaacgcattTAATGATTAAATTCTAAATAATTAAAATCCAAATCTAAAAAGCAAACCGACTAAATGAATGATATTTGaattattaaaattaaaattttcattaaTCGCAAACAAATGAGGCTTTTAACTCTAATCGACCATTATTCATCGGAATTCAGAAgtattagagcccgtttggattggcttataagttgcttataagctgttttgagtgtttggctggccaacttaaagtcattttgtgtttaaaataagctcaaaaaaataattgggcccatttgacttagcttatctaaagcagcttataagccaaaaaaaaaaaattagactaccccaacttattttttttagcttataagctgcaaacagcttataggcatcaTAAggccatccaaacaggctcttactcATGTTGGAACAGTTATTGTTTGACTTACATTTTGGTCTTTTGGAGTGCGCAATCACTTCACAGCATGATCATAACCAGAAGCATATACCAGACACATACAAAAGGGGAGGGTTCTTATTATTAATTCCCCATTTATTTATGAAAGCACATACAAATAGAATGATTAAACTGAAATGGTAACATGAACCAAAAGATAAAAGATTAGTCTTCTTAGTTTAATTACATTATCATGTTATTCGACTTTGGTGGACTGTCACAATTTGCAGGGCTCCAGCCTATTGCTTGCTTCTCATTGTCATAGATCACCATTTTATCTTGCATTGATATATCTGGAAAAACAGGTAATTAGATTAATGATGTTTCATTGGAATTGATTGTTGTTAAATATAATGATAGTGGAAAAATGCACTTAAACAAACTCAAAACGAGGCAACCATTTTAAACTCATACCTCCAATAAGGTTGACATTTTGCAGGCCAGCTTCAGTACCATTTAGAACTCCCAAGCAGATACTGCCCTTTGACTACAAAACAAGTTAATGTATTCATATTTTCCCCATCCATCCTAAAACCAATACACCATGTAAAGAAAGAATGTTGAAAATCTTACTGAGATAATAAGATATGATTCAGGGGGGATTTCGAAATGAACTTTGGATTTCCGTCCATTGGAAAAGCTAAGTGCAAAGTGCTTGAAGTATTTCTTCACATCATTTATGGTTTTGAAAGGTCTCCTGCCCTTCCAGCATAATGGGAGTGTATAGTCATCCTTTGTTTCTCTTAGCGGCTTCCCATTCAGTTCTTTCTTCAACTGTCAATACAAGTGGAACTACAATAAGTTACAATAGACAGACATATTAAACCAACCAAAGATATCCATAAACGCAAATTCTAGATGTTGTACCACTTACTAGTGAAATGAAACCTTGGTATGTATGTGAGTTTAGGTAACTGAAGGAACTTCCACTGTCAAAGACCACAAAAAGGTTCTTGAATCCTGTGCCTTTACCTCCAAATATGAGTTCTCCAGATCCTGCTGAATAGTGCTTCCTGTCATTCATGGAACATCAATTTAGAAAGCGAAAGTTTGGTTCGTCTCTTTTATAATTTGAGTGAGAAGTGTGCATTACATGTGATCATGTGCCATAGGAGTCCAGACTATGCGTGAGGAATCATAAACCTCATCTCCAAAGAAGAGAAAGCCTCCTCCTCTGCCACTCAAGCAATGGCCTACCACATTTCGCACTAGACCCTTGCTGTGAAGCTGAGACACAATGCTCGCTTTTCCTTTCCCAAGACCAAGCACTCCATCCAAAGGATGAAAAGCTTGACCAGGTAACTGATCATATCCACACCTATAAAGTTACACAAAAATGAAATATGAATTCGTTTGATCTCGTGTTAAAAAATAGTTCCGAGAGAAGGACTATCATAGACTAGAGTTATTTATCCAATCAAGGAAGCTTCAGAATCTGCTGAACGAACAAATTTTCCTATTCTTAATTATCGCCAATATTTATATTCAGGAAGTATAGTCAAGAAGGGAATTGTTGGACCTTCTTTAAACAATTAAGCACGGTCATTATGTTTATGTATACAAATTTACAGAACAACTGTGTGGCTTCATCTAGGTTACATCTTCAAAACAGCATAACAGATGTCCAGTTGGCCTTCCAAACGTTAATTACTGCGGGTAGGGAGTGACCTTTTCTCCGTGTTTCTTTTTTATTCCTTTTACCAATCTGCAGAATATTTCTTTTAATTCGGTTTATGATGTTGATTAGGAGGAACAGGATATATATATCGTAACAGTGTAATGCATATTTCTACTGAGTATATGTCATTCTTAATAGTACAAGTTTATCAATCATAATCTTCTATACATAGAATAAGGTGAAGCAATTGAcagttctttcttttctcttattTCCTTTTTTATATTAACTGCTCTATCTTTGGTCAATAGAGCCTCATAACGCTTCATTTATTAGCAATAGGACAACAGTCTTAACAAACTTGGAATGAAAACAAATAAGAATGCGAGTATTTGGAAAAGGACATTACAGAATATGCATTTTGATACAAGCAAgacaggtaaaaaaaaaaagaaaaaaaaagcataGAGAATGAGAGAGAACGAAGATTGCTAACCCTAAAGCCAAACGAGGTATTATCCAAGCACCATTGGTCATGTTGAACGTAAACAAATCATTAAGAAGGACACCTAGAGATGAACCTCCATCGGCATAGTCAACCTGATAGTCACATTGTTCTGGACTCTCACATCTGTGATCACCCTGGTGCAACGAGGCACAAAGCGGGTCCTTGCATGGCACAAGGTCATTGTTTGGTTTGTAGAATGGATGAGGCGCCTACAAGTATACAAGTAGTAGGATGAGAAAGTCTGAAACTGGTTCAAATTTTATTATCAAAAACAAGAATGATCCTATCAACAACTGATTAAACTGGTCCTCCCTCTACCTTCCTTTCTTATTGAGCTGGAATACACAATAAGCAGGGGCATTCCTTGGGAAATGCAAAAGTCAGAAGAACTATCTCCCAATTCTTCAGTACTTAATTGACCTCCAGAAGTATAGAGGTTGCACCCAATGATAAAATAGTATAAGATTGCATATGATCATTTAATTTGAGATAGTAATACGCCATTACAGTTACGAAGAACCCAAACTAACCTAAAATGTGCATAAAGCTAATGAGATAATTTTGTACTCAATTTTGAGTATTGAACTAGTAGCATAAAATGAGTTGTAAGAAGAGCTTACTCTTGTGCAGCGAACACAGGGAGCATCACATTGGAGCCAGGTGAGGTCGCTGCCAGTGTCAGGATCAAGAAAGAAAGGCCTTGAAGGCTGCCCTATATTCAGTTGAACATAGTAATAACTGCACAGCATAACTAATACAATCAATTTAACTCCAATAGGTATTACAGTCTTCCTATTTCAAAAATACTATGGAAAACGGTCCATGTGAAGCCTACGGCCTAGTAAATAAAAAAGGACAGACCGGTGGACAAAGCTCTAGGTATGCACAGGATTTGGGGAAAgaccggtgcactaagctctaGCTATGCATAAGATTTGGGGaaaggccggaccacaagggtctattgtgcAGCTTTAcactgcatttctgcaagagattGTTTTCACGGCTCGAGCCTATGCCCAGAGGTCACGTGGCAGCAATTTTACCAGTTACGCCGAACCTCCCCTTCCCATAGCCTAATAAATGGATGTGAATGACATGATTGCATACCCAAGGGGATAGACATTGCCAACGAGTGGTAGGACAATTGAAGAAGAGACAACTGGATTGACCACTGATGATGAAGATGCTCCAGAACTTGATGACATCCATTTCCACCATTTCTGCTGCTGATTAATATCCCCAGAACCTGCTCCTGCTACTGCTGAAACAGCTACAACCACAAACATCACCCATATGCCAAGAATGTTCATCTCTCTTTCCTATAGTAACAAAATTACCAGAAAAAGTTATGTTCGTTAATTAATTAATTCAGCAAAATCTTGTGGCTATTTATATGTTTCACACCCAATAGAAATGAAGGGGATGAAGTCATGTGGGATACTTTGGAAAGGTTTTTAATTTACTTGACAACTGAGGTTTAGTTTGGCATTGCTTGGATTCCTCTGTTTACTCCTTTCCTTGCTTCATGTCCTGTCTAAAGGACATTATTTGGTTGTACTCATTCTTTCTCCATCTACCataataatactccctctgtcccgaGATATAGTTCCGATTTtttagagtaaaaaaaaaaatctttcatcGCCATTTATTCGTATATTctttaaatatttaaattattaattattataatttataatatttttaatgtaatttttaaatattgaAAGTCGCAATTCACgatcaaaataaaaatatttgaTTCTGAATATTTGAccaatatcacataaattgagacaaaggagTAAATGTTTTATTTATTCCTTGCCCCTTTAGTTTGGTTTACTTTGGAGATAGGAGTCAACGTCACCCCAATAAACTAGCATCTTATTGCATATGTGTTGagcgattttaaaaaaaaaaaaaatattttcaataTTTTATAGAATGTAGACTAGGGATAGTTTACTTTGAGGGCGTGTTTGGGAAGCCACctgtaattggaattggtgtaattagtaGGGTAGTAATTAAACAGcatagtaattacacagtagtgtaattataacgatctgtttgtttgtcatagcgtaattacagtgtaattacaagcgtgttatttggttgcacaagtgtaattacacaaatagtttaatttcaaaataaaacttaattataaaaaatttaaaattaatatttaaaaatatttgcctttataaatggttttaaattagttatttaataacacattgtttcttgaacatatattaattaataatcatatatttgtaattagtattgtaaaaaaataattgatatatatttttcaaattaataatatttaattttaattaattataaaacttaaaagaagacttttttttgtGAGAATGTCACGGATtgaatgtttgacaaaaaaaaatatttataaatataattccatgacattattcaaatgtttgtcacaaaaaatccatcaaatgtaagtgaaaaataaacaacatgtaatgtgaaagtaaataacttaaaattcaaaatataacctaaattcaaaatccaatttttttttttttaacataatactcttatgtcaaattccaacattacataaagtaagttccaacgtaacttaagtaaattaTTCAAAAGTAAGGGAAAATATAAGtgtataacctcattcacaacgaaattctactttagtAATATCACTCGTTATATGCCaaatttgttaatgactcattctttccaatattaagaggtgtagtttcaaaaattagaataataacacactTATGTtacatgaataaaataaaataaaatacgagcaattacatgaaaccacaagaagtaaaggttaggaatgagaagaaaggaaattaaaaataaataatataaaaagaaaaatacatttaaaaaattaaaataataaaaagtaaaaataaaaaataaattaaaataatagaaacaaaaaataaattaaaaatca is drawn from Lycium barbarum isolate Lr01 chromosome 8, ASM1917538v2, whole genome shotgun sequence and contains these coding sequences:
- the LOC132606161 gene encoding aspartic proteinase Asp1 produces the protein MNILGIWVMFVVVAVSAVAGAGSGDINQQQKWWKWMSSSSGASSSSVVNPVVSSSIVLPLVGNVYPLGYYYVQLNIGQPSRPFFLDPDTGSDLTWLQCDAPCVRCTRAPHPFYKPNNDLVPCKDPLCASLHQGDHRCESPEQCDYQVDYADGGSSLGVLLNDLFTFNMTNGAWIIPRLALGCGYDQLPGQAFHPLDGVLGLGKGKASIVSQLHSKGLVRNVVGHCLSGRGGGFLFFGDEVYDSSRIVWTPMAHDHMKHYSAGSGELIFGGKGTGFKNLFVVFDSGSSFSYLNSHTYQGFISLLKKELNGKPLRETKDDYTLPLCWKGRRPFKTINDVKKYFKHFALSFSNGRKSKVHFEIPPESYLIISSKGSICLGVLNGTEAGLQNVNLIGDISMQDKMVIYDNEKQAIGWSPANCDSPPKSNNMIM